From one Amaranthus tricolor cultivar Red isolate AtriRed21 chromosome 17, ASM2621246v1, whole genome shotgun sequence genomic stretch:
- the LOC130804595 gene encoding uncharacterized protein LOC130804595 isoform X1, with protein sequence MQMDLTFKFFVVFTALIVGLKEIPITKVLAAPAVYGPKAGTKKNENPEKASIEVIWKPKTGKVGNWRGVRDDTKENTTKHLYFRWSSCSLNTTKICIRPLPVPLKGEKPRIKTWRRHINRFPKCLSQVYGVFGCIFYYGYSLTFLFLLKS encoded by the exons ATGCAAATGGATTTGACTTTCAAGTTCTTTGTCGTGTTCACGGCTCTTATAGTTGGTCTCAAG gAGATACCAATTACCAAGGTGTTAGCTGCACCTGCAGTTTATGGACCAAAAGCTGGGACTAAGAAGAATGAAAATCCAGAAAAAGCTTCTATTGAAGTAATTTGGAAGCCAAAGACAGGCAAAGTG GGAAATTGGAGAGGAGTACGAGATGATACTAAAGAGAACACTACAAAACATCTGTACTTTCGCTGGAGTTCCTGTTCATTGAACACTACAAAAATCTGTATTCG ACCGCTTCCTGTCCCCCTCAAGGGAGAAAAGCCAAGAATTAAAACATGGAGGAGGCATATTAATCGATTTCCAAAAT GTCTTTCTCAGGTCTATGGAGTTTTTGGTTGCATCTTTTATTATGGGTAcagtttgacttttttattcCTTCTCAAATCCTGA
- the LOC130804595 gene encoding uncharacterized protein LOC130804595 isoform X2, whose translation MQMDLTFKFFVVFTALIVGLKEIPITKVLAAPAVYGPKAGTKKNENPEKASIEVIWKPKTGKVGNWRGVRDDTKENTTKHLYFRWSSCSLNTTKICIRPLPVPLKGEKPRIKTWRRHINRFPKCLSQVYGVFGCIFYYGMAMVECTS comes from the exons ATGCAAATGGATTTGACTTTCAAGTTCTTTGTCGTGTTCACGGCTCTTATAGTTGGTCTCAAG gAGATACCAATTACCAAGGTGTTAGCTGCACCTGCAGTTTATGGACCAAAAGCTGGGACTAAGAAGAATGAAAATCCAGAAAAAGCTTCTATTGAAGTAATTTGGAAGCCAAAGACAGGCAAAGTG GGAAATTGGAGAGGAGTACGAGATGATACTAAAGAGAACACTACAAAACATCTGTACTTTCGCTGGAGTTCCTGTTCATTGAACACTACAAAAATCTGTATTCG ACCGCTTCCTGTCCCCCTCAAGGGAGAAAAGCCAAGAATTAAAACATGGAGGAGGCATATTAATCGATTTCCAAAAT GTCTTTCTCAGGTCTATGGAGTTTTTGGTTGCATCTTTTATTATGG GATGGCCATGGTGGAATGTACGTCTTAA
- the LOC130804595 gene encoding uncharacterized protein LOC130804595 isoform X3 produces the protein MQMDLTFKFFVVFTALIVGLKEIPITKVLAAPAVYGPKAGTKKNENPEKASIEVIWKPKTGKVGNWRGVRDDTKENTTKHLYFRWSSCSLNTTKICIRPLPVPLKGEKPRIKTWRRHINRFPKCKFC, from the exons ATGCAAATGGATTTGACTTTCAAGTTCTTTGTCGTGTTCACGGCTCTTATAGTTGGTCTCAAG gAGATACCAATTACCAAGGTGTTAGCTGCACCTGCAGTTTATGGACCAAAAGCTGGGACTAAGAAGAATGAAAATCCAGAAAAAGCTTCTATTGAAGTAATTTGGAAGCCAAAGACAGGCAAAGTG GGAAATTGGAGAGGAGTACGAGATGATACTAAAGAGAACACTACAAAACATCTGTACTTTCGCTGGAGTTCCTGTTCATTGAACACTACAAAAATCTGTATTCG ACCGCTTCCTGTCCCCCTCAAGGGAGAAAAGCCAAGAATTAAAACATGGAGGAGGCATATTAATCGATTTCCAAAAT GTAAGTTCTGTTGA
- the LOC130804595 gene encoding uncharacterized protein LOC130804595 isoform X5 has product MQMDLTFKFFVVFTALIVGLKEIPITKVLAAPAVYGPKAGTKKNENPEKASIEVIWKPKTGKVGNWRGVRDDTKENTTKHLYFRWSSCSLNTTKICIRPLPVPLKGEKPRIKTWRRHINRFPK; this is encoded by the exons ATGCAAATGGATTTGACTTTCAAGTTCTTTGTCGTGTTCACGGCTCTTATAGTTGGTCTCAAG gAGATACCAATTACCAAGGTGTTAGCTGCACCTGCAGTTTATGGACCAAAAGCTGGGACTAAGAAGAATGAAAATCCAGAAAAAGCTTCTATTGAAGTAATTTGGAAGCCAAAGACAGGCAAAGTG GGAAATTGGAGAGGAGTACGAGATGATACTAAAGAGAACACTACAAAACATCTGTACTTTCGCTGGAGTTCCTGTTCATTGAACACTACAAAAATCTGTATTCG ACCGCTTCCTGTCCCCCTCAAGGGAGAAAAGCCAAGAATTAAAACATGGAGGAGGCATATTAATCGATTTCCAAAAT AG
- the LOC130804595 gene encoding uncharacterized protein LOC130804595 isoform X4, whose protein sequence is MQMDLTFKFFVVFTALIVGLKEIPITKVLAAPAVYGPKAGTKKNENPEKASIEVIWKPKTGKVGNWRGVRDDTKENTTKHLYFRWSSCSLNTTKICIRPLPVPLKGEKPRIKTWRRHINRFPKFGWP, encoded by the exons ATGCAAATGGATTTGACTTTCAAGTTCTTTGTCGTGTTCACGGCTCTTATAGTTGGTCTCAAG gAGATACCAATTACCAAGGTGTTAGCTGCACCTGCAGTTTATGGACCAAAAGCTGGGACTAAGAAGAATGAAAATCCAGAAAAAGCTTCTATTGAAGTAATTTGGAAGCCAAAGACAGGCAAAGTG GGAAATTGGAGAGGAGTACGAGATGATACTAAAGAGAACACTACAAAACATCTGTACTTTCGCTGGAGTTCCTGTTCATTGAACACTACAAAAATCTGTATTCG ACCGCTTCCTGTCCCCCTCAAGGGAGAAAAGCCAAGAATTAAAACATGGAGGAGGCATATTAATCGATTTCCAAAAT TTGGGTGGCCTTGA